One genomic window of Luteitalea pratensis includes the following:
- a CDS encoding TolC family protein: protein MHKSLLPLSLRWGACAGVLALLPVAAAAQAPPPAPPQAPPVPGPVAARRLTLDDALQVAEGGSEQVAAAEAGVRRASGQIDLARSGLFPQLGSAVGYQRTLQTQFDGIFDTDSTAPPCADLTVKPDAPLEERVAEIERFLQCPPGNPFGGGGDTDLPFGQLNTWTANLQFVQRVYDGGSLRAQERQARAGRDAATFGVTTTRAQLDLDVAVAYYDAALSDRLLTITESTLTQASETLRQIELQFQVGQIAEFEVLRARVSRDNQRAGVIRTRIQRDLSYLRLKQLLDIPAEDPIELAANLTEPNGVLAQRWAAILAEAEAGLKLMERTAVKQTEAGVQANEAAVDVTRADFKPHVNLGSSFTAYAYDPLPAFNRRDWTVGATVSLPILDGGRRKANRAIAQASLDESREQLQEVRELAEFDQRSAHATWQAARAAWEATSGTVEEAQRAYQIADVRYREGLSTQLELNDARLALERAEATRAQAARDLQVTRSRLALLPDLPIGAGSGGAATATAVATGNAQPNTGAATQAGTTAAAGAAGGATQTGARQ from the coding sequence ATGCATAAGTCGTTGCTTCCCCTTTCGCTGCGCTGGGGCGCGTGCGCCGGTGTGCTGGCGCTGTTGCCGGTCGCAGCCGCCGCGCAGGCGCCACCACCGGCGCCACCACAGGCACCGCCGGTGCCCGGCCCCGTCGCGGCGCGACGACTCACGCTCGACGATGCCTTGCAGGTGGCCGAGGGCGGCAGCGAACAGGTCGCTGCGGCCGAGGCAGGTGTCCGCCGCGCGTCCGGCCAGATCGACCTGGCCCGCAGCGGCTTGTTCCCGCAGCTCGGGTCCGCGGTCGGTTACCAGCGGACGTTGCAGACGCAGTTCGATGGCATCTTCGATACCGACTCGACGGCTCCGCCGTGCGCGGACCTCACCGTGAAGCCGGACGCGCCGCTCGAGGAGCGCGTCGCCGAGATCGAGCGCTTCCTGCAGTGCCCGCCCGGCAACCCGTTCGGAGGCGGCGGGGATACCGACCTGCCGTTCGGGCAGCTCAACACCTGGACGGCCAACCTGCAGTTCGTGCAGCGCGTCTACGACGGCGGCAGCCTGCGGGCGCAGGAGCGCCAGGCCCGCGCCGGCCGTGATGCGGCAACCTTCGGCGTCACGACCACGCGCGCCCAGCTGGACCTCGACGTCGCGGTTGCGTACTACGACGCGGCGCTCAGCGATCGCCTCCTGACGATCACCGAGTCGACTCTCACGCAGGCGTCCGAGACACTGCGGCAGATCGAGCTGCAGTTCCAGGTTGGCCAGATTGCCGAGTTCGAGGTGCTGCGCGCCCGCGTGTCGCGGGACAACCAGCGCGCCGGCGTCATCCGCACGCGGATCCAGCGCGACCTGTCGTACCTGCGTCTCAAGCAACTGCTGGACATCCCGGCCGAAGACCCGATCGAGCTCGCCGCCAACCTGACCGAGCCCAACGGAGTCCTCGCACAGCGCTGGGCGGCCATCCTCGCCGAGGCGGAAGCGGGACTGAAACTCATGGAGCGCACGGCCGTGAAGCAGACCGAGGCCGGCGTGCAGGCCAACGAGGCGGCGGTGGACGTCACGCGAGCCGACTTCAAGCCGCACGTGAACCTGGGCTCGTCGTTCACCGCGTACGCGTACGACCCGCTGCCGGCGTTCAATCGCCGCGACTGGACCGTCGGCGCCACCGTGTCGCTGCCGATCCTCGATGGCGGACGCCGCAAGGCCAACCGCGCGATCGCCCAGGCCTCGCTCGACGAGAGCCGCGAGCAGCTGCAGGAAGTGCGCGAGCTCGCCGAGTTCGATCAGCGCAGCGCGCATGCCACATGGCAAGCCGCCCGAGCTGCCTGGGAGGCGACATCGGGCACTGTCGAAGAGGCACAGCGCGCGTACCAGATCGCCGACGTGCGTTACCGCGAGGGCCTCTCGACACAACTCGAACTGAACGACGCGCGCCTCGCGCTCGAGCGTGCGGAAGCCACACGCGCGCAGGCGGCTCGCGACCTGCAAGTCACGCGCTCGCGCCTGGCGCTCCTGCCGGACCTGCCCATTGGCGCGGGCAGCGGCGGCGCGGCAACGGCTACCGCGGTGGCCACGGGGAACGCGCAACCAAATACCGGCGCTGCGACGCAGGCCGGCACCACAGCAGCCGCCGGCGCGGCCGGCGGCGCGACGCAGACGGGAGCACGGCAGTGA
- a CDS encoding efflux RND transporter permease subunit, whose amino-acid sequence MFISDFAIKRPIVTVVAMLALVVFGTFALYQLEVDEFPEIAPPVVSIALPFPGASPDQVERDLIDPIEEGISSISGLKKMDSQSLDSFGVIIAEFEFGKEPAEAVQEIRDKISEIRNELPLEIEEPILKRFDPNDFPIVTLALTSNNLTGAQLTQIADPGVTNELRGIRDVAEVLVVGAIEREITVEINPTAMQTAGVSVGQVVGALQSQNLAVPVGRLQGGINERTIRLRGRLQAPNEFGQIVVSQAAGGIVRLADVARVYDGAEEPRTGAAYNSSNAVGIEIKKTTNSSTTTVSAGVIEKIREVQKTLPPGVELKLIRDAGSRVEASVESVQSALIEGAVLTVFTVFLFLNSWRSTVITGLALPVSVLASFIAVLMFGFKLETMSLLGLSLAIGILIDDAIVVRENIVRHVEMGKDHYTAAREGTAEIGLAVAATTFSIVVVFVPIGYMGGLAQQWFAPFALTIASSVLVSLFVSFSLDPMLSAYWPDPHIPIEQRSFISRGLDHFNRWFDRQADRYKAVISWALRHRFAMVLLTVGSFVGAIALPAMGFIGGGFMPIMDNSEFSVVVTTPPGSNIAYTKLKTQEVSTIARALPEIAYTYTSIGGQTESVDEGTVYVRLKPRAERTRRQEEVAADLRARLLNLGGVEAWINTNFFGNIKQIQLQLTGPSKSDDLSVLAEKIRDEVRKVPGAVDVGLSTKGRKPEIDVVMDRGLAGSLGVTVGQVAQALRPAFAGIDTGDWIDPQGETRDVYVRLAPEARTRAKDLSQLPISVQGPHGPVLIPLGQVARLENSIGPARIDHLNRDRVIKIEANTEVRSLNEVLADIMPRVAANVSLPAGYQLSTGGESADQAEVFGGIFAALGLAVLLMYFVLVLQFGSFLDPLAIMISLPLSLIGVMLALLVTNTTINLMSMIGVILLMGIVAKNAILLVDFAKWSMEQGMERREALVEAGRVRLRPILMTSFALVAGMMPVAIGHGEGADFRAPLGRAVIGGVITSTLLTLLVIPTLYDIMAGMRDFAFRLFRRPSTSRSHGHVSEPIDLPEPAATRASTGI is encoded by the coding sequence GTGTTCATCTCCGATTTCGCCATCAAGCGCCCCATCGTGACCGTCGTCGCGATGCTGGCGCTCGTGGTCTTCGGGACCTTCGCGCTGTACCAGCTCGAGGTAGACGAATTTCCCGAGATCGCGCCGCCCGTGGTGTCGATCGCACTGCCGTTCCCCGGCGCGTCACCCGACCAGGTCGAGCGCGACCTGATCGACCCCATCGAAGAGGGCATCTCCAGCATCAGCGGGCTCAAGAAGATGGACTCGCAGTCGCTGGACAGCTTCGGCGTGATCATCGCCGAGTTCGAGTTCGGCAAGGAGCCGGCCGAGGCGGTGCAGGAGATTCGCGACAAGATCTCCGAGATCCGCAACGAGCTGCCGCTGGAGATCGAGGAGCCGATCCTCAAGCGTTTCGATCCCAATGACTTCCCGATCGTGACGCTGGCGCTGACGTCCAACAACCTGACCGGCGCGCAGTTGACGCAGATCGCCGATCCCGGGGTCACCAACGAACTGCGCGGCATCCGCGACGTCGCCGAAGTGCTCGTCGTCGGCGCGATCGAGCGCGAGATCACCGTCGAGATCAACCCGACGGCGATGCAGACTGCCGGCGTCAGCGTCGGCCAGGTGGTTGGCGCGCTGCAGTCGCAGAACCTCGCGGTGCCGGTCGGTCGCCTCCAGGGCGGCATCAACGAGCGCACCATTCGCCTACGCGGCCGCTTGCAGGCGCCCAACGAGTTCGGCCAGATCGTCGTCAGCCAGGCTGCTGGCGGGATCGTGCGGCTGGCCGACGTGGCGCGTGTCTACGACGGCGCCGAGGAGCCCCGCACCGGTGCCGCCTACAACAGCAGCAACGCCGTCGGCATCGAGATCAAGAAGACCACCAACTCCTCGACGACGACCGTCAGTGCAGGGGTCATCGAGAAGATTCGCGAGGTCCAGAAGACCTTGCCGCCCGGCGTCGAACTCAAGCTGATTCGCGACGCAGGCTCACGTGTCGAGGCATCGGTCGAGAGCGTCCAGTCGGCGCTCATCGAGGGTGCCGTGCTCACGGTCTTCACCGTGTTCCTGTTCCTCAACTCGTGGCGCTCGACCGTCATTACCGGCCTGGCGCTGCCCGTCTCGGTGCTCGCCTCGTTCATCGCCGTGCTGATGTTCGGGTTCAAGCTCGAGACGATGTCGCTGCTCGGCCTGTCGTTGGCCATCGGCATCCTGATCGACGACGCGATCGTGGTACGCGAGAACATCGTCCGGCACGTCGAGATGGGCAAGGACCACTACACGGCGGCTCGCGAGGGCACAGCGGAAATCGGGCTGGCTGTCGCGGCGACAACGTTCTCGATCGTTGTCGTGTTCGTTCCGATCGGCTATATGGGCGGGCTGGCGCAGCAGTGGTTCGCGCCGTTCGCGCTGACTATCGCCTCCTCGGTCCTGGTCTCGCTCTTCGTGTCGTTCTCGCTCGACCCGATGCTCTCGGCCTACTGGCCCGACCCGCACATTCCGATCGAGCAGCGCAGCTTCATCTCCCGCGGCCTGGACCACTTCAATCGCTGGTTCGATCGGCAGGCCGACCGGTACAAGGCGGTGATCAGCTGGGCGCTCCGTCACCGGTTCGCGATGGTGCTGCTGACCGTCGGCTCGTTCGTCGGGGCGATCGCCCTGCCGGCCATGGGGTTCATCGGCGGCGGCTTCATGCCGATCATGGACAACTCGGAGTTCAGCGTCGTCGTCACGACGCCGCCGGGGTCCAACATCGCGTACACGAAGCTCAAGACGCAGGAAGTCTCGACGATCGCGCGGGCCTTGCCCGAGATCGCCTACACCTACACCAGCATTGGTGGCCAGACCGAATCGGTCGACGAAGGCACGGTCTACGTGCGGCTGAAGCCGCGTGCCGAGCGCACGCGCCGTCAGGAGGAGGTGGCGGCGGACCTGCGCGCCAGGCTGTTGAACCTCGGCGGCGTCGAGGCCTGGATCAACACCAACTTCTTCGGCAACATCAAGCAGATCCAGCTGCAGTTGACCGGACCCAGCAAGTCCGACGACCTGTCGGTCCTGGCCGAGAAGATCCGCGACGAGGTACGCAAGGTGCCCGGGGCGGTGGACGTCGGCTTGTCGACCAAGGGCCGCAAGCCCGAGATCGACGTGGTGATGGACCGTGGCCTCGCCGGGTCGCTCGGCGTCACCGTCGGCCAGGTGGCGCAGGCGCTGCGCCCGGCGTTTGCCGGGATCGACACCGGCGACTGGATCGATCCGCAGGGCGAGACGCGCGACGTGTACGTGCGCCTGGCGCCCGAGGCTCGCACCCGCGCCAAGGACCTGTCGCAGTTGCCGATTTCGGTGCAGGGGCCGCACGGGCCGGTGCTGATTCCGCTCGGCCAGGTGGCGCGTCTCGAGAACAGTATCGGTCCGGCGCGCATCGACCATCTGAATCGCGATCGCGTCATCAAGATCGAAGCCAATACCGAGGTGCGCTCCCTCAACGAGGTGCTTGCCGACATCATGCCGCGCGTGGCGGCAAACGTATCGTTGCCGGCGGGGTACCAGTTGTCTACGGGCGGTGAGTCGGCGGACCAGGCCGAGGTGTTCGGCGGCATCTTCGCGGCGCTCGGGTTGGCGGTGCTGTTGATGTACTTCGTGCTAGTGCTGCAGTTCGGCTCGTTCCTCGACCCGCTGGCGATCATGATCTCGCTGCCGCTCTCGTTGATCGGCGTGATGCTCGCGCTGCTGGTCACCAACACCACGATCAACCTGATGAGCATGATCGGCGTGATCCTCCTCATGGGCATCGTGGCCAAGAACGCGATCCTGCTGGTGGACTTCGCGAAGTGGTCGATGGAGCAGGGGATGGAACGCCGCGAGGCGCTGGTCGAGGCGGGCCGGGTGCGGTTGCGGCCGATCCTGATGACCAGTTTCGCGCTGGTCGCGGGGATGATGCCTGTGGCGATTGGCCACGGCGAGGGCGCGGATTTCCGCGCGCCGCTCGGGCGCGCCGTCATCGGCGGGGTGATCACGTCGACGCTGCTGACGCTGCTCGTGATTCCGACCCTCTACGACATCATGGCCGGCATGCGTGACTTTGCTTTCCGCCTCTTCCGCCGTCCGAGCACCTCGCGCAGTCACGGTCACGTCAGCGAACCCATCGACCTGCCGGAACCCGCCGCCACGAGAGCCAGTACCGGAATCTGA
- the dut gene encoding dUTP diphosphatase, whose protein sequence is MDSTNDSITVGVRCLGDRDIPRYQTPGAAAFDLAAAADLVVAPGQLALVPTGLVFAVPDGHFLAIVARSSLPRRGLIVANGLGVLDSDYRGPADEARVLVLNYTDAPVSITRGDRIAQAFVLKVPRVAFVPLAHDDGQGSRGGFGSTGT, encoded by the coding sequence GTGGATTCAACGAATGATTCCATAACGGTCGGCGTGCGGTGCCTCGGCGACCGCGACATTCCCCGCTACCAGACACCCGGGGCGGCCGCCTTCGACCTCGCCGCCGCGGCCGACCTCGTCGTCGCCCCAGGGCAGCTCGCACTCGTCCCTACCGGACTCGTGTTCGCAGTCCCGGACGGCCATTTCCTCGCCATCGTCGCGCGCAGCAGCCTGCCCAGGCGGGGCTTGATTGTTGCCAACGGACTGGGGGTGCTCGACAGCGACTATCGCGGGCCAGCGGACGAGGCGCGGGTCCTGGTGCTGAACTACACCGACGCGCCCGTCTCCATCACCAGGGGCGACCGCATCGCGCAGGCATTCGTCCTGAAAGTGCCGAGGGTCGCCTTTGTGCCGCTCGCCCACGACGACGGCCAGGGCTCGCGGGGCGGATTCGGCTCCACGGGCACGTGA
- a CDS encoding efflux RND transporter periplasmic adaptor subunit, whose translation MSNAMTRKARHGRMGWLAVGLVASLAAACAGNGSAKEKDATTAAPPVLDVGKENTVTVAVDDIITGPVVSGTLAPKTQATVRAEVGGAVLTVTAEQGQAVRRGQLLARIEARTAGEAVSSAESSVRSQEQALDLARRELARAEKLVSAGAVAERAVEAARNDVVRLESEVASARSRLSNARKSLGDATVHAPISGIVAARPVNAGDVVAPGTELYTIVDPSSIQLEASVPSESLSLVRVGAEVIFEVRGYPDQTFSGKVERISPTADPTTRQVLIWVTVDNRSGRLVAGLFADGRVTQEARKGLILPSSVVSDIATQPSVLRIKDGKVERVSVRTGLVDAQNERVEVVDGLAEGDVLLTGVAQGVTPGTQVKVIDRAQAAKAGAASSSTQPAPKS comes from the coding sequence GTGAGCAACGCGATGACACGGAAGGCGCGGCACGGCCGCATGGGATGGCTGGCGGTCGGACTCGTTGCCTCGCTTGCCGCCGCGTGCGCGGGCAATGGCTCGGCCAAGGAAAAGGACGCCACCACCGCGGCCCCGCCCGTGCTGGATGTCGGCAAGGAGAACACCGTCACCGTCGCGGTCGACGACATCATCACCGGTCCGGTCGTGTCGGGGACGTTGGCGCCCAAGACGCAGGCGACCGTCCGGGCAGAAGTCGGCGGCGCGGTGCTGACGGTGACCGCGGAGCAGGGCCAGGCCGTGCGTCGCGGGCAACTGCTGGCCCGCATCGAAGCGCGCACGGCAGGCGAAGCCGTGAGCTCGGCCGAATCGTCGGTGCGCTCGCAGGAGCAGGCCCTGGATCTCGCCCGGCGTGAACTGGCCCGTGCCGAGAAGCTCGTGAGTGCCGGTGCGGTCGCGGAGCGCGCCGTTGAGGCGGCGCGCAACGACGTGGTTCGCCTCGAGTCAGAGGTGGCGAGCGCCCGGAGTCGCCTCAGCAATGCCCGCAAGTCGCTTGGCGATGCCACCGTCCATGCCCCGATCTCGGGCATCGTCGCCGCCCGGCCGGTCAATGCCGGCGACGTGGTCGCCCCTGGCACCGAGCTCTACACGATCGTGGACCCGTCGAGCATCCAGCTGGAGGCCTCCGTGCCGTCCGAATCGCTGTCGCTGGTGCGGGTTGGGGCCGAGGTAATCTTCGAGGTGCGGGGGTATCCCGACCAGACGTTCAGCGGCAAGGTCGAGCGCATCAGCCCGACCGCGGATCCGACCACCCGTCAGGTCCTCATCTGGGTGACCGTCGACAACCGGAGCGGGCGGCTCGTGGCGGGCCTCTTTGCCGACGGCCGCGTCACGCAGGAGGCGCGCAAGGGCCTGATCCTGCCGAGCAGCGTGGTCAGCGACATCGCAACGCAGCCTTCGGTGCTGCGTATTAAGGACGGCAAGGTCGAACGGGTGTCGGTGCGCACCGGCCTGGTCGACGCCCAGAACGAACGTGTCGAGGTCGTCGACGGCCTGGCCGAGGGGGACGTGCTCCTCACCGGCGTGGCGCAGGGCGTGACCCCGGGCACGCAGGTCAAGGTCATCGATCGAGCGCAGGCGGCCAAGGCCGGGGCAGCGAGCAGCAGCACGCAGCCCGCCCCGAAGTCGTAG
- a CDS encoding TetR/AcrR family transcriptional regulator gives MDVREQLLEAAVKVFAIAGFRGATTRRIAQEAGVNEVTLFRQFGSKEGLILEAVLRSVARLRDESMLPQVPVDPAAELLDWTTRHFEFVLRNNRLIKAAMADAQSHPDMACIGDRIGTSIELTLRAYLERLRDAGRCAPDVDVAVASSVLSGVVFADAMGREVHPQCYPYPAEEAPQRYVAFFLRAIGVRAPGAPDAVSASQAVSHHA, from the coding sequence ATGGACGTGCGCGAACAACTACTCGAAGCTGCGGTGAAGGTCTTTGCCATCGCCGGATTCCGCGGGGCCACCACCCGGCGGATCGCCCAGGAGGCCGGCGTCAACGAGGTCACCCTCTTCCGGCAGTTCGGTTCCAAGGAGGGCTTGATCCTCGAGGCCGTGCTCCGCTCGGTGGCCCGCCTGCGGGATGAGTCGATGCTGCCGCAGGTCCCCGTCGACCCCGCCGCCGAGCTGCTCGACTGGACCACCCGCCACTTCGAGTTCGTGCTCCGGAACAACCGTCTCATCAAGGCGGCGATGGCCGACGCCCAGTCGCACCCGGACATGGCCTGCATCGGCGACCGCATCGGCACCTCCATCGAATTGACACTGCGCGCCTACCTCGAACGGCTGCGAGACGCCGGACGCTGCGCGCCCGATGTCGATGTCGCGGTGGCCTCCAGCGTCCTCAGCGGGGTCGTCTTTGCCGATGCCATGGGGCGCGAGGTTCACCCGCAGTGCTACCCCTACCCGGCCGAAGAGGCACCGCAGCGATACGTGGCGTTCTTCCTTCGCGCCATCGGCGTGCGTGCTCCCGGCGCACCGGACGCCGTCTCTGCTTCCCAGGCCGTGAGCCATCATGCATAA